A segment of the Sulfitobacter sp. D7 genome:
GGGGGCGTCGATTTCGCCTTTGCGGACCATGACCCAGCGGACATAGTCGAGCACCTTTTCGTCATGCTGGTTCAATCCGGTGGTGCGGACCCAGACGACGCCGGTCTTGCCGTTGGAGTTTTGCTTGAGGCCGATGACCTCGCTTTCCGCGCGCAGCGTGTCACCGGGCCAGACGGGCCGCAGCCAGCGGCCCTGGGCATAGCCCAGATTGGCCACGGCATTGAGCGAGACATCAGGCACGGTTTTCCCAAAAACGATGTGAAAGGCGATCATATCGTCGAGCGGGCTGGCCTTCAGCCCGCAGGACTGGGCGAAACTATCGGCGGAATAAAGCGCGTGCCGCGCGGGGTAGAGCGCGTGATAGAGCGCGCGTTCGCCCGCGCCGACGGTGCGGGGCACCGCGTGATGCAGCACCTCGCCCAGTTGGTAGTCTTCGAAAAAGCGGCCGCGGTTGGTCTTGCTCATCACTGCTCGCCCAGTTTGGTGTCGGGCGAATAGGTGCCGGGGGCGTCTTTCACCACCGCTTGGCCGCAGCGCATGACACCGGCCTTGTGGTCCCATGTCTGGGTCGGGGTGCCGTAAAGCTCCCAGCCTTTGTTCAGCGCGTCGGTGACCTTGTGGCAAAAGGCGGACGTGTCTTCTTCGGAAAGGAAGCGGTAAACTTTCATGGAAGGCTCCGGGTCAATGAGGGAAGGGAATAACGCCGAGCCAAGTGTGAATGCCGGCGACGAGAACAAAGAGGATCGTGGAGATCACGATCAGACGGATATAGGTGGCGCGGCCTGCGTGGGGCGGGGGCGTCCAGCCCGGCTCGGCCCGGTTGATGAGGATTACTTCGCTCACCGCCCAGCCCAGCATGGTGCCGAAGAGCAGGATCGAGGCGAGATCACCGTTCACCAGTAGGTGTGCAGTGGCCCAGATTTTCACGGCCAGCAGCTGCGGGTGGCGGGTTTTATAGGCGGGCCACGCTTTGGCCCCCTTGGCGGCGCTTGAGCCGAAGACCCAGAAGGCCAGCAGCATCAGAAGGTTGTTAAGGTGCGTCAGGAAACTCGGCGGGTTCCAGACCGGCATGAACTCCGCCGCGCGATAGCCCCAGATGATGAGGGCCAGCGCCACGACCAGTGCGGCGGCCACCGCGCCTCGGCCCGCGGTGCCCATCTGCGCCCGTTGGGCGGGCATCAGGCGTTTGAAAAGATGGGCACCGATCCAGAGGATCAGACCGAGGATAAGGATTGTCATGGCGAGGGCTCCGGGCTCATGGCTGCAATTGCCGCCAGTTTTGCCAGTGTTTCGCGGGCGGTGGCAACATGGAGATTTTCCACGATCTTGCCATCAACGACCGCCACACCTTGGCCCGCCGCCTGTGCCTCTTCATAGGCGTCGATCTGACGGCGGGCGAGGGCGGCTTCGTCTTCCGACGGGGTGAAGGCCGCGTTGGCGATGTCGAGCTGGGCGGGGTGGATCAGCGTTTTGCCGTCAAAGCCCATGTCACGGCCCTGTTGGCATTCGGACTGCAGCCCGTCGTCGTCCTTAAAGGCGTTATACACCCCATCGATGATTGCCACGCCATGCGCCTTGGCGGCCAGCAGGCAAAGGCCAAGCCCTGTGATCAGCGGCAGGCGGTCGGGGCGGAAGCGGGTTTGCAGGTCTTTCGCCAGATCATTGGTGCCCATGACCATGGCCTGCAACTGGCGGTGCCCGGCGATAGCGGCGGCGTTGAGCATGGCACCGGGGGTTTCCATCATCGCCCAGAGCGGGATGTCGCCCACAATCTCGGTCAGCGCTTCGAGATCGGCGGGGGATCCGACCTTGGGCAAGAGAATCGCGTCGGGCTTCATCGCGGCGGCGGCACGGGCGTCATTGACGCCCCATTCGGTGTCCAGCCCATTGATCCGCACCACCCGCATCCGCGCGCCGTAGCCGCCTGTGGCAAGCGCCTCGGCCAATGTCTCGCGGGCGGCGACCTTTTCCTCGGGGGAGACGGCATCTTCGAGGTCGAAGATCACCGCGTCGCAGGCCAATCCGCGCGCTTTGTCGAGCGCGCGGGGCTTGGAGCCGGGGATGTAGAGAACGGAACGCAGCGGGCGGGTTGTGGCGGTCATGTAAGGCTCCTCGGGCAGGGCGGCGCATTGACCACCTAACATTGTTGCGCACAGAGGGGCATTTTTGTGCGAAAACTTCAAGGCAAAACATGCCGCGACGCAGCGAACCCGTTGCGCTGTTTTTGCGGGCGGCAGATTAACCAGTCCTTCAGGCTTGAGGCGCAGTCTCTTGCGCATCGCATCTGCTGCACCCTTTTGCAAAGCGGATGCAGTCATTTCAACCAAGGCTGCCTAAGGGCCGGTGCGAAAGACGCGCATTGTCATCCCCAAGGGTCACGCCTTTTGATGCAAAGGCAGATGCTATGTCAGGTTTTGTTAAATTTATCCACCTCGCGGCACTCACCGCCGCCTCTGCAATCGTGCTGGCCACGACGACAGAGGCGCAGACCCCGCGCAACTGCGCGCCGCGCGATCATGTGATGCTGCGGCTGGCCGATGGTTATGGGGAAACGCGCCAGTCGATGGGGCTGGGCGGCGACAACGCGGTGATGGAGGTTTTCGCGTCGGATCAAACGGGCAGCTGGACGATCACGGTGACCGGGGTCAATGGGATCACCTGTCTGGTCGCCTCGGGGCAGGGGTTTGAGGCATTGGCCGAAGCATTGCCTGCCAAGGGCGAAGACGCCTGAAAAGGGCGATATTGACTCAACGCGCGGGCGGCCATTGGCCGCCTTTCCTGTGTCTGGGCCAAGGTGGCGCGATCTATTTATTTGCGTGGCAGTGGAACTGGATAGGGCCATCCGGGTTGTGGTTCCAGAAGAGCAATTAACGCTCAATTTTGGAAGGAGTACTACAATGAAACGTTTTCTGAGCACCACGGCCATCGTACTGACAATGACCGGCGCAGCCTTTGCGGAAGCGCATTCCGAAGGCTTTGGCAACGTTGCTGTTGAACAAACAGACTTCCTTGCATCCGACCTGATCGGCATGCGCATTTACAACTCTGAAGCCGAAGTCGATGCGGCCACCCCCGTTGCCAATGGCGCAGAGCAGGAATGGGATGACATCGGC
Coding sequences within it:
- a CDS encoding DUF1737 domain-containing protein, with translation MKVYRFLSEEDTSAFCHKVTDALNKGWELYGTPTQTWDHKAGVMRCGQAVVKDAPGTYSPDTKLGEQ
- a CDS encoding NnrU family protein, which encodes MTILILGLILWIGAHLFKRLMPAQRAQMGTAGRGAVAAALVVALALIIWGYRAAEFMPVWNPPSFLTHLNNLLMLLAFWVFGSSAAKGAKAWPAYKTRHPQLLAVKIWATAHLLVNGDLASILLFGTMLGWAVSEVILINRAEPGWTPPPHAGRATYIRLIVISTILFVLVAGIHTWLGVIPFPH
- a CDS encoding HpcH/HpaI aldolase/citrate lyase family protein, whose product is MTATTRPLRSVLYIPGSKPRALDKARGLACDAVIFDLEDAVSPEEKVAARETLAEALATGGYGARMRVVRINGLDTEWGVNDARAAAAMKPDAILLPKVGSPADLEALTEIVGDIPLWAMMETPGAMLNAAAIAGHRQLQAMVMGTNDLAKDLQTRFRPDRLPLITGLGLCLLAAKAHGVAIIDGVYNAFKDDDGLQSECQQGRDMGFDGKTLIHPAQLDIANAAFTPSEDEAALARRQIDAYEEAQAAGQGVAVVDGKIVENLHVATARETLAKLAAIAAMSPEPSP